The DNA window CGGAAACCATGGCAATTTGCCGGTACTTTGAAGAGAGTTATCCGGAGGCACCGACTCTTCTCGGCGATACACCGTTTGAAAAAGCACTGATTGAGCAGTGGGTCAGGTGGGTAGAGTTTTACCTGTTTTCCCCTACAGGTATGTGCTTCCAACATACCAGCGGCTATTTCAAGGACAGAATGAACCCCATAAAAGAATGGGGCGAGGAGTGTGGGCAAAACGTCAGCAAGTTTATGGCATTTCTCAATGATCACCTTGCCGGCAAGGAATTCATTTGCTGTGACCGGCTCACCGCTGCCGACGTCAATGCCTTTACAACAGTAGCTTTCGCCCGTGTTGTGAATATTCGCATTCTGCCTGAGCAGACTCACCTTCAGGCCTGGTATGACCGCATGAAGGCTCGTCCGTCCGCTCAGGCCTGAACCCCCTGCGTGAATGAGTGGTAGCTGAAATCAGAGTGCGCCGGCGGGCATGAGCTCGCCGGCCAGGCACAGGCGCAGCTTTTCGTGCAGGGGCCGGGTGTCAGCCGCTATAATCATCAGCCAGTACGAAGCCTGGTGTAGTAAGCTCTCTGATTCAGCGTGTAGTCAAAGGAAGCGGTATGGAACGAACATCTCTCGCGTGTGCTCTGGATACAATCGACAAGGCAAATCGCGCAGACCCCAATCATGAGGTTGTGGCGG is part of the Marinobacter sp. ANT_B65 genome and encodes:
- a CDS encoding glutathione S-transferase family protein, translated to MKIYETKTAPNPRRVRMFMAEKGLLDKAEFIEIDLQKGENLTPEYVARNPMKKVPVMELDDGSCISETMAICRYFEESYPEAPTLLGDTPFEKALIEQWVRWVEFYLFSPTGMCFQHTSGYFKDRMNPIKEWGEECGQNVSKFMAFLNDHLAGKEFICCDRLTAADVNAFTTVAFARVVNIRILPEQTHLQAWYDRMKARPSAQA